Proteins from a single region of Maridesulfovibrio ferrireducens:
- the ffh gene encoding signal recognition particle protein, with amino-acid sequence MFDSLSDRLSEAFKNFKGQGRLDEKNIQAGMREVRLALLEADVNFKVVKEFVEKVKERALGQEVQKSLSAGQQVIKIVNDELTELLGGEQEGLILKGKPAKIMMVGLQGAGKTTSAAKIALYLRRKKYKPYLVPADVYRPAAIEQLTVLAKQLDLPVYPSTTDMNPVDICRDAIVKAEEAGCDVLLLDTAGRLHIDEVLMDELAAIKEACSPDEILFVADAMTGQDAVNVAATFDEKLDVTGVVLTKMDGDARGGAALSIKSVTGKCVKFVGVGEKLSELELFYPDRAASRILGMGDVLSLIEKAQSVMEEGEAEKLTEKFRKAKFDLEDFRTQMRRMKKIGSMGSIMKLIPGLGGLTKQLGDLDMPDKELNRIEAIISSMTPEERKTPKLINPSRRQRIAKGSGVEVLEVNQMLKNFDQMSKMMKKMMGGKGGKGGMPQMPNMPGMPGLGGGGMPGLPGMEGMEGMEGAGQPSKEKSKKTLLARKKKKLKKQSRKKNKK; translated from the coding sequence TTGTTCGATAGCCTATCAGATAGACTTTCCGAAGCCTTCAAAAATTTCAAAGGGCAGGGCCGACTGGATGAAAAAAACATCCAGGCCGGAATGCGTGAGGTTAGGCTCGCTCTTTTAGAAGCGGACGTTAACTTCAAAGTCGTCAAAGAATTTGTTGAGAAGGTAAAGGAACGGGCCTTAGGACAGGAAGTCCAGAAAAGCCTCTCTGCCGGACAGCAGGTCATCAAGATCGTCAATGACGAACTGACCGAGTTGCTTGGTGGAGAACAGGAAGGACTGATTCTTAAAGGTAAACCTGCCAAAATTATGATGGTCGGGTTGCAGGGTGCTGGTAAAACGACTTCTGCAGCAAAGATAGCCTTGTATCTTAGACGCAAGAAGTATAAGCCCTATCTCGTTCCAGCTGACGTATACCGCCCTGCTGCTATTGAACAGCTTACTGTACTGGCTAAGCAGCTGGATCTTCCCGTATACCCTTCAACTACTGACATGAATCCGGTGGATATCTGCCGCGATGCTATTGTCAAAGCGGAAGAGGCGGGATGTGACGTACTGCTTCTCGATACAGCCGGACGGCTGCATATCGATGAAGTGCTCATGGATGAACTTGCTGCCATTAAGGAAGCATGTTCGCCTGACGAAATACTTTTCGTAGCAGACGCAATGACAGGACAGGACGCTGTCAATGTTGCTGCAACGTTTGATGAAAAGCTTGATGTTACCGGTGTGGTACTGACTAAAATGGATGGAGACGCCCGAGGCGGTGCAGCTCTTTCTATCAAGTCTGTTACCGGCAAGTGCGTCAAGTTTGTCGGCGTGGGTGAGAAGCTTTCCGAGCTTGAACTCTTCTATCCAGACAGGGCTGCCTCTAGAATTCTCGGAATGGGGGACGTCCTTTCCCTGATCGAGAAAGCTCAGTCCGTTATGGAAGAAGGGGAAGCTGAGAAGCTTACTGAAAAATTCCGCAAGGCAAAATTTGACCTTGAGGATTTTCGTACCCAGATGCGTAGAATGAAGAAGATCGGTTCTATGGGCAGCATTATGAAGCTCATTCCGGGACTTGGCGGATTGACCAAACAGCTTGGCGATCTTGATATGCCGGACAAGGAACTGAACAGGATAGAAGCAATCATCTCCTCCATGACTCCGGAGGAACGCAAAACTCCTAAGCTTATCAACCCTAGCCGCAGGCAGAGAATTGCTAAAGGTTCGGGTGTTGAGGTTTTGGAAGTTAATCAGATGCTCAAGAATTTTGATCAGATGAGCAAGATGATGAAAAAAATGATGGGCGGAAAAGGCGGAAAAGGCGGAATGCCTCAGATGCCGAATATGCCCGGAATGCCCGGATTAGGCGGTGGCGGTATGCCGGGATTACCCGGTATGGAAGGGATGGAAGGCATGGAAGGAGCTGGTCAGCCTTCAAAAGAGAAAAGCAAGAAAACCCTGCTCGCCCGGAAAAAGAAAAAGCTCAAGAAGCAAAGTCGCAAGAAGAACAAAAAATAA
- the rpsP gene encoding 30S ribosomal protein S16, translating to MALKLRLTRMGSKKRPFYRIVAINSSTRRDGRPLEFIGYYNPMVEPVELKINMEKVQAWMDKGAKPSDTVKALLKKNS from the coding sequence ATGGCTTTAAAACTAAGATTGACACGTATGGGGTCCAAAAAACGCCCTTTTTATCGTATTGTAGCAATTAACAGCAGCACAAGACGCGATGGTCGTCCTTTAGAATTCATAGGTTACTATAATCCTATGGTTGAACCTGTTGAACTTAAGATCAACATGGAAAAAGTTCAGGCTTGGATGGATAAAGGCGCAAAACCAAGCGATACTGTTAAAGCACTTCTTAAGAAAAATTCTTAA
- a CDS encoding KH domain-containing protein, with amino-acid sequence MLKDLVEFIAKSLVDNPDDVVVTEIEGEQTSVIELKVAKEDLGKVIGKQGRTARAMRTLLGAASTKVRKRSVLEILE; translated from the coding sequence ATGTTGAAGGATTTAGTAGAATTCATTGCGAAATCTCTTGTTGATAATCCCGATGATGTAGTCGTCACCGAGATTGAAGGAGAGCAGACATCTGTAATCGAACTCAAGGTCGCGAAAGAAGACTTGGGTAAAGTTATCGGCAAGCAGGGCCGCACCGCAAGAGCGATGAGAACTTTGCTTGGTGCTGCATCAACCAAGGTGAGAAAACGTTCTGTTCTAGAAATTCTAGAGTAG
- the rimM gene encoding ribosome maturation factor RimM (Essential for efficient processing of 16S rRNA) has translation MDLLLVAEVVKSHGLRGEVCIDSHADSPFSFDEVSTLYLQSKGQKPRRFVVQSFRRHKGRALVIFKGINDRDKADTLRGMDVLVQKEDLPELRDDEVYMYQLKNAAVELKDGTAVGTISDFLFAPGQETWVISSSEGKEILFPAVAEFVLSVDVDAGKVVIDPPEGLLDLYLNAPAK, from the coding sequence ATGGACTTGCTACTAGTTGCCGAAGTGGTCAAATCACACGGTCTTAGGGGGGAAGTTTGCATCGATTCCCATGCGGACTCCCCTTTTTCCTTCGATGAGGTGTCTACCCTTTATTTACAAAGTAAAGGACAGAAACCCCGTCGATTTGTTGTGCAATCCTTTCGGAGGCACAAAGGCCGCGCTTTAGTAATCTTTAAAGGCATCAATGACCGGGATAAGGCTGATACCTTACGCGGCATGGATGTCTTGGTGCAGAAGGAAGATCTCCCTGAACTCAGGGATGATGAAGTCTACATGTACCAGTTGAAGAATGCTGCCGTCGAACTTAAAGACGGAACAGCGGTTGGGACCATTTCGGATTTTCTTTTTGCGCCGGGTCAAGAGACTTGGGTGATCTCGTCTTCAGAAGGAAAAGAAATTCTTTTTCCTGCTGTTGCTGAGTTTGTATTGTCTGTGGATGTAGATGCGGGAAAGGTTGTGATCGATCCGCCTGAAGGGCTGCTTGATCTGTATCTGAACGCGCCTGCTAAATAA
- the trmD gene encoding tRNA (guanosine(37)-N1)-methyltransferase TrmD produces MNFNLITLFPEFFDSPLSHGLMSKAVEKGIVSFNTVNPRDYAVDKHKSVDDRPYGGGPGMVMFLDPIARSLDSVGIKPVVQGGCGKGKRLLMLSPKGRPLTQKLATELAGEEELTLVCGRYEGIDARFEEIFPVETVSVGDFVLNGGEAGALCLIEAVARLLPDFMGHSESGTEESFSSGLLEYPHYTRPAEYEGLKVPEILSSGNHALIEEWRKKRSLDETLDSRPELLSEADGLKREDVHYLRSIPRKRLGKHLSMALVHYPVLNKFGEKAAVSLTNLDIHDMSRVSRSYSLAGMYAVTPIEDQKKLADRIISHWTSGPGSKTNPDRAAALAKVSVMDSLIDVVEHIESGTGKKPILVTTSARGAGNVTPRQVREMLYDNPVLLVFGTGHGLAPEILEMATGCLRPLRFMDGYNHLSVRSAVAITVDRLLGDAW; encoded by the coding sequence GTGAATTTCAATTTGATTACGCTTTTTCCGGAATTTTTCGATTCCCCGCTTTCGCATGGTCTTATGAGTAAGGCTGTCGAAAAAGGAATCGTTTCATTCAATACTGTCAATCCCCGCGATTATGCTGTTGATAAGCATAAGAGCGTGGATGATCGTCCTTACGGGGGCGGGCCGGGTATGGTAATGTTTCTTGATCCGATAGCCCGCAGTCTGGATTCTGTGGGTATCAAGCCTGTCGTTCAGGGAGGCTGTGGTAAAGGTAAAAGGTTGCTGATGCTGTCGCCGAAAGGACGTCCGCTTACTCAGAAACTTGCTACTGAACTTGCCGGAGAAGAGGAACTGACTCTTGTCTGTGGACGGTATGAAGGAATTGATGCTCGTTTTGAAGAGATATTTCCTGTTGAGACTGTCTCTGTCGGAGATTTTGTTCTTAACGGAGGCGAAGCCGGAGCATTGTGTCTTATTGAAGCTGTTGCCCGATTGCTGCCGGATTTCATGGGCCATTCTGAATCAGGGACCGAGGAAAGTTTTTCTTCGGGACTTTTGGAGTATCCGCACTACACCCGTCCCGCTGAATATGAAGGACTGAAAGTGCCGGAGATTCTCTCTTCTGGGAATCATGCTCTGATTGAAGAATGGAGGAAAAAAAGGTCTCTTGATGAGACTTTGGATTCCCGCCCGGAATTACTTTCCGAAGCTGACGGCTTAAAAAGGGAAGATGTTCATTATTTACGGTCAATACCCCGTAAACGTTTAGGAAAACATCTTTCAATGGCTTTAGTACACTATCCAGTGCTAAATAAATTTGGTGAAAAAGCAGCTGTTTCTTTGACAAACCTCGATATTCACGATATGTCCCGCGTTTCCCGCTCTTACTCATTGGCAGGGATGTATGCGGTGACTCCTATCGAGGACCAGAAGAAGTTGGCTGACAGAATAATTTCTCATTGGACCTCGGGACCGGGTAGCAAAACTAACCCGGACAGAGCCGCCGCTCTGGCAAAGGTCAGTGTGATGGACTCCCTGATCGATGTGGTGGAGCATATTGAGTCGGGAACGGGTAAAAAACCGATACTGGTGACAACCAGTGCTCGGGGCGCGGGTAATGTGACTCCCCGTCAGGTCCGTGAAATGCTTTATGACAATCCTGTGTTACTGGTCTTCGGAACAGGGCATGGGTTGGCTCCCGAAA